A window of the Rhodoferax sp. GW822-FHT02A01 genome harbors these coding sequences:
- a CDS encoding helix-turn-helix domain-containing protein has translation MATKVIPNYALYGDQVQASWNNLFDFEWIPKRSRPYNWNISPHKHDAFIQILYLTEGGCEVILDGARLTATAPCLIVIPAQTVHGFVFDTTTNGPVVTAAQGPLESVAALLMPDLLTLVRKPALIPVNADNVHAQAMMPIFLAIERETQIHAQGQMAAGMSLLTALCVQIARLSDAQRQAIPKANTRKVAQIEKFRALVEQNFKKHLSVSAYAEMMGITAGQLTRLCREELGMSSMDVINARVVHEAQRDLVYTISSIKQLSFSLGFADETYFGRFFRKHTGRSPREFRAQALDAMLSLQSL, from the coding sequence GTGGCCACCAAAGTTATTCCCAATTACGCGCTCTACGGTGACCAGGTGCAGGCCAGCTGGAACAACCTGTTCGACTTCGAGTGGATCCCCAAACGCTCTCGTCCATACAACTGGAACATCAGTCCGCACAAGCACGATGCGTTCATCCAGATCCTGTATCTCACCGAAGGCGGCTGTGAAGTCATCCTGGACGGTGCCCGGCTGACGGCCACCGCACCCTGCCTGATCGTCATTCCTGCACAAACCGTGCATGGCTTCGTGTTCGACACCACCACCAACGGTCCGGTGGTGACGGCCGCGCAAGGGCCGCTGGAATCGGTGGCTGCATTGCTGATGCCGGACCTGCTGACGCTGGTGCGCAAACCCGCCTTGATCCCGGTGAATGCCGACAACGTGCACGCCCAGGCCATGATGCCGATCTTCCTGGCCATCGAGCGCGAAACGCAGATCCATGCCCAGGGCCAGATGGCTGCGGGCATGTCGCTGCTCACCGCCCTGTGCGTGCAGATCGCCAGATTGTCGGATGCACAGCGCCAGGCCATTCCCAAGGCCAACACGCGCAAGGTCGCGCAGATCGAAAAATTCCGCGCGCTGGTGGAGCAGAATTTTAAGAAGCATCTGTCTGTCTCTGCCTATGCCGAAATGATGGGCATCACCGCCGGCCAGCTCACACGTCTGTGCCGCGAGGAACTGGGCATGTCCAGCATGGACGTGATCAACGCGCGCGTGGTGCATGAGGCCCAGCGTGATCTGGTCTACACCATTAGCTCCATCAAGCAGCTGTCCTTCAGCCTGGGCTTTGCCGACGAGACATACTTCGGCCGCTTCTTTCGCAAGCACACAGGCCGCAGCCCGCGCGAGTTTCGCGCACAGGCACTCGACGCGATGTTGAGCCTGCAGTCGCTGTAA
- a CDS encoding SDR family NAD(P)-dependent oxidoreductase — protein MAAPRQHALVTGATGGIGRGICLALIAQAQREGHALHISAAASQPGEKLDALVAELRALGISAHGVAGDITDPAQCARLVFEAHGHGGDISTLVCNAGKSGPGKLADLPMAEWDLTFNLNTRSAFLLAQAAREQLVRTRGSITAVASMSGLSPHPGYGAYSAAKAALIMLCRQLAQEWAADGIRVNTVCPGMIRTPLTEPVYQDAETLARREALVPLGRIGRADDVGQAVAWLSSAAASYITGQNLVVDGGVSEHMLAMIPGRPGKPPVQH, from the coding sequence ATGGCCGCACCACGACAACACGCATTGGTCACCGGCGCAACCGGGGGCATTGGGCGCGGCATCTGCCTGGCCCTGATTGCGCAGGCACAACGCGAAGGTCATGCGCTGCACATTTCAGCCGCCGCATCGCAACCGGGCGAGAAGCTCGACGCGCTGGTGGCCGAACTGCGTGCCCTGGGCATCAGCGCCCATGGCGTGGCCGGCGACATCACCGATCCGGCCCAGTGCGCCAGGCTGGTGTTCGAGGCGCACGGCCACGGCGGCGACATCAGCACCCTGGTCTGCAATGCGGGCAAATCCGGCCCCGGCAAACTGGCCGACTTGCCCATGGCCGAGTGGGACCTGACCTTCAACCTCAACACCCGTTCTGCGTTTCTGCTGGCGCAGGCAGCACGCGAACAACTGGTGCGCACGCGCGGCAGCATTACCGCCGTGGCGTCCATGTCCGGCCTGTCACCACACCCCGGCTACGGCGCCTATTCGGCGGCCAAGGCAGCCCTCATCATGCTGTGCCGCCAACTGGCACAAGAGTGGGCAGCCGACGGCATCCGCGTCAACACCGTATGCCCCGGCATGATCCGCACCCCGCTGACCGAGCCGGTGTACCAGGACGCTGAAACGCTGGCGCGCCGCGAGGCGCTGGTGCCGCTGGGGCGCATAGGCCGTGCCGACGACGTGGGCCAGGCCGTGGCTTGGCTCAGCAGCGCGGCTGCCAGCTACATCACCGGCCAGAACCTGGTGGTGGACGGCGGCGTGAGCGAACACATGCTGGCCATGATTCCCGGGCGCCCCGGCAAGCCGCCGGTGCAGCACTGA
- the pcaF gene encoding 3-oxoadipyl-CoA thiolase gives MNHAFICDAIRTPIGRYGGALSSVRTDDLAALPIQALMQRNAQVDWNQLSDVYLGCANQAGEDNRNVARMAILLAGLPVEVPGATLNRLCGSGLDAVGTAARAIRAGEADMLIAGGVESMSRAPFVMPKAESAFSRNNAVHDTTIGWRFINPAMKARYGVDSMPETAENVAREFGISRADQDLMALASQTRALAAQQAGHLAREIVPVTLPSKKGEPIVVRQDEHPRATTLEALGKLKPIVSPDGSVTAGNASGVNDGACALLLADEATALRNGLTPRARIVGMATAGVAPRVMGIGPAPATEKLLAQSGLTLAQMDVIELNEAFAAQGLAVLRMLGLSDDDARVNAWGGAIALGHPLGATGARLATTAVNRLHTGGGRYALCTMCIGVGQGIALILERV, from the coding sequence ATGAACCACGCCTTTATCTGCGATGCCATCCGCACGCCCATAGGCCGCTATGGCGGCGCACTCAGCAGCGTGCGCACCGACGATCTGGCCGCTTTGCCCATCCAGGCGCTGATGCAACGCAACGCGCAGGTGGATTGGAACCAGCTCAGCGATGTGTACCTGGGTTGCGCCAACCAGGCCGGCGAAGACAACCGCAACGTGGCCCGCATGGCCATCTTGCTGGCTGGCTTGCCGGTGGAAGTGCCGGGCGCCACCCTGAACCGCCTGTGCGGCTCCGGCCTGGACGCGGTTGGCACTGCTGCACGGGCCATACGTGCGGGCGAGGCCGACATGCTGATCGCCGGTGGCGTGGAGAGCATGAGCCGCGCGCCCTTTGTGATGCCAAAGGCCGAGAGCGCCTTCAGCCGCAACAACGCGGTGCATGACACCACCATCGGCTGGCGCTTCATCAACCCGGCCATGAAAGCGCGCTACGGTGTGGACTCCATGCCCGAGACGGCCGAAAACGTCGCCAGGGAATTCGGCATCAGCCGTGCAGACCAGGACCTGATGGCCCTGGCCAGCCAGACCCGTGCACTGGCCGCGCAGCAGGCAGGCCATCTCGCGCGCGAGATCGTGCCCGTCACCCTGCCGAGCAAGAAGGGCGAGCCCATCGTCGTCCGCCAGGACGAGCATCCGCGTGCCACCACGCTGGAAGCCCTTGGCAAGCTCAAGCCCATCGTCAGCCCCGACGGTAGCGTGACTGCAGGCAACGCCAGCGGCGTCAACGACGGAGCCTGCGCCCTGCTACTGGCCGACGAAGCCACGGCTCTACGCAACGGTCTGACGCCGCGGGCACGCATTGTGGGCATGGCCACCGCCGGCGTGGCGCCGCGCGTCATGGGCATAGGCCCGGCACCTGCCACGGAAAAGCTGCTGGCGCAAAGCGGCCTGACACTGGCGCAGATGGACGTGATCGAACTCAACGAAGCCTTCGCCGCACAAGGGTTGGCGGTGCTGCGCATGCTGGGTCTCTCTGACGATGATGCGCGCGTGAATGCCTGGGGAGGCGCTATCGCGCTGGGCCATCCCCTGGGCGCAACCGGCGCGCGCCTGGCCACTACCGCGGTGAACCGCCTGCATACCGGCGGCGGCCGCTACGCCCTGTGCACCATGTGCATTGGCGTGGGCCAGGGCATCGCGCTGATTCTGGAACGTGTCTGA
- a CDS encoding SDR family oxidoreductase, producing MNKRQGDWLGLQEQVCVVTGAASGIGAAVARELAACGAKVALLDRDGDGCNRLAAELGAAGATTLAVPCDISNEAQVQAAAAQVLKTLGPCHALINNAGMLRSGTLNDVSLEDWNAVLAVNLTGYLLCARTFAAQMREVGGGSIVHVASISALTPQTSSGAYSASKAGVLLMSRQMAVEWGPQGIRSNAVCPGMIRTALSAKFYEVPGFEAKRAAVTASRRVGEPQDIADVAVFLASPRSAYVNGAQLSVDGGMSSMLMDMVPRPGFNTTA from the coding sequence ATGAACAAGAGACAAGGCGACTGGTTGGGTCTGCAAGAACAGGTATGCGTGGTCACCGGTGCGGCCAGCGGCATTGGCGCTGCGGTGGCACGCGAGCTGGCCGCGTGCGGTGCCAAGGTGGCACTGCTGGACCGCGACGGTGACGGATGCAACAGGCTGGCAGCAGAACTCGGTGCCGCAGGCGCAACAACACTTGCGGTGCCGTGCGACATCAGCAACGAAGCGCAGGTGCAGGCCGCTGCGGCGCAGGTGCTGAAAACGCTGGGGCCTTGCCATGCATTGATCAACAACGCCGGCATGCTGCGCTCCGGCACATTGAACGATGTGAGCCTGGAAGACTGGAATGCGGTGCTCGCCGTCAACCTCACCGGCTACCTGCTGTGCGCGCGCACCTTTGCCGCGCAGATGCGTGAAGTCGGCGGCGGCAGCATCGTGCATGTGGCATCCATCTCGGCCCTCACGCCGCAGACCAGCAGCGGCGCCTACAGCGCCAGCAAGGCCGGTGTGCTGCTGATGTCGCGCCAGATGGCGGTGGAATGGGGGCCGCAGGGCATTCGCAGCAATGCGGTCTGCCCCGGCATGATCCGCACTGCGCTCTCCGCCAAGTTCTATGAGGTGCCGGGCTTTGAAGCCAAGCGCGCCGCCGTCACTGCCAGCCGCCGCGTCGGCGAGCCGCAGGACATTGCCGATGTGGCGGTGTTCCTGGCCAGCCCGCGCTCGGCCTATGTGAATGGTGCCCAGCTGTCGGTGGATGGCGGCATGTCGTCCATGCTGATGGACATGGTGCCGCGCCCTGGCTTCAACACCACTGCCTGA
- a CDS encoding extracellular solute-binding protein, which yields MKLHSFMKRGLAPVVMALLALASPGARAADEKVLNIYNWSEYIGENTVKAFEAETGIRVRYDNFDSNEILLAKMIAGRTGYDIIVPSSDFGRILMDGGLVQKLDRSKLPLWSNLQPAVMQMMARLDPGNQYMVPWLGSAVSVGYNAEKVKAALGGEAIPANPFELVFNPHYADRLKKCGISILDSASDLFPSALIYVGKPAFSNTQSDYNEAFAMLQKVRQDIALFSFNGYINDLASGSLCVALGYSGDFNNANNKAREGGKSVHIEAPLPPNGSQFGFESMMIPADAPHPENAHAWINYILRPQVQAEITNKVMFTSPNLAARKYIRPEVLANAIAFPPDDYLANKAQFYEVRKPDTRRLMTRLYTRFKTGL from the coding sequence ATGAAACTGCATTCCTTCATGAAGCGCGGCCTGGCACCGGTGGTGATGGCCCTGCTGGCCTTGGCCAGCCCTGGTGCCCGCGCAGCGGATGAGAAAGTCCTCAACATCTACAACTGGTCGGAGTACATCGGTGAGAACACCGTCAAGGCCTTTGAAGCCGAGACCGGTATCCGCGTGCGCTACGACAACTTCGACTCCAACGAAATCCTGCTGGCCAAGATGATTGCCGGTCGCACCGGCTACGACATCATCGTGCCCTCCAGTGACTTCGGTCGCATCCTGATGGACGGAGGTCTGGTGCAAAAGCTGGACCGCAGCAAGCTGCCGCTGTGGAGCAATCTGCAGCCCGCGGTGATGCAGATGATGGCCAGGCTCGACCCAGGTAACCAGTACATGGTGCCCTGGCTGGGCAGCGCAGTCAGCGTCGGCTACAACGCCGAGAAGGTGAAAGCGGCGCTGGGCGGTGAAGCCATTCCGGCCAATCCGTTCGAGTTGGTGTTCAACCCGCATTACGCAGACCGGCTCAAGAAGTGCGGCATCTCGATTCTGGACAGTGCCAGCGACCTGTTCCCCTCGGCGCTGATCTATGTGGGCAAGCCGGCGTTCAGCAACACCCAGTCCGATTACAACGAGGCCTTTGCCATGCTGCAGAAGGTGCGCCAGGACATCGCCCTGTTCAGCTTCAACGGCTACATCAACGACCTGGCCAGCGGCAGCCTGTGTGTGGCCCTTGGCTACAGCGGCGACTTCAACAACGCCAACAACAAGGCCCGGGAAGGCGGCAAGTCGGTGCACATCGAAGCGCCGCTGCCACCCAACGGCAGCCAGTTCGGTTTCGAGTCCATGATGATTCCCGCCGATGCGCCGCACCCCGAAAATGCCCACGCCTGGATCAACTACATCCTGCGGCCCCAAGTGCAGGCCGAGATCACCAACAAGGTGATGTTCACCAGCCCGAATCTGGCGGCCCGCAAATACATCAGGCCCGAAGTGTTGGCCAATGCCATCGCCTTCCCGCCAGACGACTATCTGGCCAACAAGGCGCAGTTCTACGAAGTCCGCAAGCCCGACACGCGCCGCTTGATGACGCGGCTCTACACCCGGTTCAAGACCGGGCTGTGA
- a CDS encoding LysR substrate-binding domain-containing protein, with the protein MSQPLPPFKSLVAFDAAARLGSFSRAAEELSLTQSAVSQQLLKLEESLGQSLFFRNGKGVGLTAAGELLHETVRETLSRLSAGLDRIEPYKSQDSLLIACPADFAQGWLLSRLDAMRRDHPGVEIWFITANTVREIDRIDVDLVISRRPIHTADVECAALVEDYAVGLCGPLTAQRIGATPYPKVLEKAPLLMLESEPQWDGRLSTPALKKLRITRGATMDDSRLLLEATMREQGISLMSHTIAEQALREQRVVMLTQIPTVSRQRFWLMRSRLTPRTPFANLAFQWLLKAAREP; encoded by the coding sequence ATGAGCCAGCCACTGCCCCCATTCAAGAGCCTGGTGGCATTCGATGCCGCCGCCCGCCTGGGCAGCTTCTCCCGCGCGGCCGAAGAGCTGTCGCTGACCCAGTCAGCTGTCAGCCAGCAGTTGCTCAAGCTGGAGGAGTCGCTGGGCCAAAGCCTGTTCTTTCGCAATGGCAAGGGCGTGGGGCTCACTGCCGCTGGCGAACTGCTGCACGAGACCGTGCGCGAGACCCTGTCTCGCCTCTCCGCCGGGCTGGACCGGATCGAACCCTACAAGAGCCAGGACTCGCTGCTGATTGCCTGCCCGGCCGACTTTGCCCAGGGCTGGCTACTGTCGCGCCTGGACGCCATGCGGCGCGACCATCCGGGTGTGGAAATCTGGTTCATCACCGCCAACACGGTGCGCGAGATCGACCGCATCGACGTGGACCTGGTGATCTCTCGCCGCCCCATCCACACCGCCGATGTGGAATGTGCCGCCTTGGTGGAAGACTATGCCGTGGGCCTGTGCGGCCCGCTGACCGCGCAGCGCATAGGCGCCACGCCCTACCCCAAGGTATTAGAAAAAGCACCGCTGCTGATGCTGGAGAGCGAACCCCAATGGGACGGACGGCTGTCGACCCCAGCCTTGAAAAAACTGCGCATCACGCGCGGCGCCACCATGGACGACAGCCGCCTGCTGCTGGAAGCCACCATGCGTGAGCAGGGCATCAGCCTGATGTCGCACACCATCGCCGAGCAGGCCCTGCGCGAGCAGCGCGTGGTGATGCTCACGCAGATCCCCACCGTGTCGCGGCAGCGTTTCTGGCTGATGCGCTCTCGGCTTACACCGCGCACGCCGTTTGCCAACTTGGCGTTTCAATGGTTGCTCAAGGCCGCACGCGAACCCTGA
- the speB gene encoding agmatinase produces MTDPTTHGDSAITRSNQRGYEKENTFAGVLSFMRRQYTKDLSDAHVVVSGVPLDLATTYRSGARLGPAAIRAASVQMNEMLHPWGYGPCDRLSVIDYGDCWLDPHNPLTVFSSIHAHAQKILASGAQMLTLGGDHYITYPLLKAHAEQHGAPLSIIHFDAHCDTWADDEPLSLNHGSMFYKAIKDGLIDPQRSVQIGIRTWNEDFMGVQVLGADWVHEHGVAATVQKVRSIVGDHPTYLTFDIDCLDPAYAPGTGTPVAGGLSSAQALAILRKLVGLRWVGMDVVEVAPAYDHSDITALAAAQIAAEMLCLLAEQHASNH; encoded by the coding sequence ATGACCGACCCCACCACCCATGGCGATAGCGCCATCACCCGCAGCAACCAAAGAGGCTATGAAAAGGAAAACACCTTTGCCGGCGTGCTCTCCTTCATGCGCCGCCAGTACACCAAGGATCTGAGCGATGCCCATGTGGTGGTCTCCGGCGTGCCGCTGGACCTGGCCACCACCTACCGCAGCGGCGCCCGTCTGGGGCCGGCCGCCATACGGGCTGCCTCGGTGCAGATGAACGAGATGCTGCACCCCTGGGGCTATGGGCCGTGTGATCGCCTGTCGGTCATCGACTACGGCGACTGCTGGCTGGACCCGCACAACCCGCTCACCGTCTTCTCCAGCATCCATGCGCATGCACAAAAGATACTGGCCTCCGGCGCGCAGATGCTCACACTGGGGGGCGACCACTACATCACCTACCCGCTGCTCAAGGCCCATGCCGAGCAACATGGTGCGCCCTTGTCCATCATCCACTTCGATGCGCACTGCGACACCTGGGCGGATGACGAGCCGCTGTCCCTGAACCACGGCTCCATGTTCTACAAGGCCATCAAGGACGGGCTGATAGACCCGCAGCGCTCGGTGCAGATCGGCATACGCACCTGGAACGAGGACTTCATGGGTGTGCAGGTGCTGGGCGCCGACTGGGTGCACGAGCACGGCGTAGCCGCCACGGTGCAGAAGGTGCGCAGCATCGTGGGCGACCACCCCACCTACCTGACCTTTGACATCGATTGCCTAGACCCGGCGTACGCGCCGGGCACGGGCACCCCCGTGGCGGGTGGCCTGAGTTCGGCACAGGCGCTGGCCATTCTGCGCAAGCTGGTGGGTTTGCGCTGGGTGGGCATGGATGTGGTGGAAGTGGCACCTGCCTACGACCACAGCGATATCACCGCGCTGGCTGCCGCGCAGATTGCCGCCGAGATGCTGTGCCTGTTGGCCGAGCAGCATGCTTCCAACCACTGA
- a CDS encoding FAD-dependent oxidoreductase: MSNNFACDLVIVGSGAAGLATAITAKKRGLDVVVLEKEPVFGGTTALSGGVLWIPMGPHGRKQNPADTREAVRRYMMEETGSYFDEAAVNAFLDYGPKMVEFFERETAMQFVPTLYPDYHPTVPGGVDIGRSILAKPFDIRGLGKDMARLKPPLKTITFIGMMFNSSNADLKHFFQATKSLTSFLYVAKRLATHLKELAVYGRGIQVTSGNALAARLAKSALDLGVPIRTSTAARRMDLQDGKVRGVIVQGEGGEYTITARHGVVLACGGFPHDVKRIAKAYPHVARGHQHLSPTPVSNTGDGLAMAEAVGATVDIVFKDSAAWMPVSRVDYGKGEIGVFPHLLDRYKPGIIGVLQNGKRFCNESESYHDVGAAMVRACAGQKETAMWLVCDKTTLGKYGIGFVKPSPMPFGKFLRNGYLIKGNTLTELAHNAGIDAAGLEATVREFNTGAVKGVDTQFGRGTTSFNRYLADPANLPNPCVAPVQNGPFFAVKVIMGDLGTFDGIKTSVVGEVLQRDGSPIPGLYAVGNDRASVMGGNYPGAGITHGPNMTFGYVTANHIADRAGAKA, encoded by the coding sequence ATGTCGAACAACTTTGCATGCGATCTGGTCATCGTGGGATCGGGCGCCGCAGGCCTTGCCACTGCCATCACCGCCAAGAAGCGCGGGCTGGATGTGGTGGTACTGGAAAAGGAACCCGTCTTTGGCGGCACCACCGCACTGTCCGGCGGTGTGCTGTGGATTCCCATGGGGCCGCATGGCCGCAAGCAGAACCCGGCCGATACGCGCGAGGCGGTGCGCCGTTACATGATGGAAGAGACCGGCAGCTACTTTGATGAAGCCGCCGTCAACGCCTTTCTGGACTACGGCCCGAAGATGGTGGAGTTCTTCGAGCGCGAGACTGCCATGCAGTTCGTGCCCACGCTCTACCCGGACTACCACCCCACGGTGCCGGGCGGCGTGGACATAGGCCGCTCCATCCTGGCCAAGCCCTTTGACATCCGCGGCCTGGGCAAGGACATGGCACGCCTGAAGCCACCGCTCAAGACCATCACCTTCATCGGCATGATGTTCAACTCGTCCAATGCCGACCTCAAACATTTCTTCCAGGCCACCAAGTCGCTCACGTCCTTTCTGTATGTGGCCAAGCGTCTTGCCACCCATTTAAAAGAACTGGCGGTCTATGGTCGCGGCATCCAGGTGACCAGCGGCAACGCGCTGGCCGCGCGGCTGGCCAAGTCGGCGCTGGACTTAGGGGTTCCCATTCGTACCAGCACGGCAGCGCGCCGCATGGACCTGCAGGATGGCAAGGTGCGTGGCGTCATCGTCCAGGGCGAAGGCGGCGAATACACCATCACCGCACGCCACGGTGTGGTGTTGGCCTGCGGCGGCTTTCCTCATGACGTCAAGCGCATTGCCAAGGCCTATCCGCATGTGGCGCGCGGCCACCAGCATCTGTCTCCCACACCGGTCAGCAACACCGGCGATGGCCTGGCCATGGCCGAAGCGGTGGGTGCTACCGTGGACATCGTGTTCAAGGACAGTGCGGCCTGGATGCCGGTGTCCCGCGTGGACTACGGCAAGGGTGAGATCGGTGTGTTCCCGCATCTGCTGGACCGCTACAAGCCCGGCATCATCGGCGTGCTGCAGAACGGCAAGCGCTTCTGCAACGAGTCCGAGTCGTACCACGACGTGGGAGCTGCCATGGTGCGTGCCTGCGCGGGCCAGAAAGAAACCGCCATGTGGCTGGTGTGTGACAAGACCACGCTGGGCAAGTACGGCATCGGCTTTGTGAAACCGTCGCCCATGCCCTTCGGCAAGTTCCTGCGCAATGGCTACCTCATCAAGGGCAACACCCTGACCGAGCTCGCCCACAACGCGGGCATCGATGCCGCAGGTCTGGAAGCAACCGTGCGTGAATTCAACACCGGTGCGGTCAAGGGCGTGGACACGCAGTTCGGCCGCGGCACCACCAGTTTCAACCGCTACCTGGCCGACCCCGCCAACCTGCCCAACCCCTGTGTGGCGCCGGTGCAGAACGGTCCCTTCTTTGCGGTCAAGGTCATCATGGGCGACCTGGGCACCTTCGACGGCATCAAAACCAGTGTGGTGGGCGAGGTGCTGCAGCGCGACGGATCGCCCATACCCGGCCTCTACGCAGTGGGCAATGACCGCGCCAGCGTGATGGGTGGCAACTACCCCGGCGCCGGCATCACGCACGGACCCAACATGACCTTTGGCTACGTCACCGCCAACCACATTGCCGATCGGGCCGGAGCAAAGGCATGA
- a CDS encoding NIPSNAP family protein translates to MSAPALPQTLQPHLQRPLVDHRIYTIALRKMPEFLEVFNRLAMPVLMQTLCHPVGFYTSLVGPQNQFIHLWAYEDLADYERRCHARDTHPDFPAYMAASGHLITAQETRLIKGVAMPGLVLPKV, encoded by the coding sequence ATGAGCGCCCCTGCACTGCCGCAGACACTGCAACCCCATCTGCAACGCCCGCTGGTGGACCACCGCATCTACACGATTGCGCTGCGCAAGATGCCGGAGTTCCTGGAGGTCTTCAACCGCCTGGCTATGCCGGTGCTGATGCAGACCCTGTGCCACCCGGTGGGCTTCTACACCAGCCTGGTGGGGCCGCAGAACCAGTTCATCCACCTCTGGGCCTACGAGGATCTGGCCGACTACGAACGCCGCTGCCATGCCCGCGATACGCATCCGGACTTCCCGGCCTACATGGCCGCGTCCGGGCATCTGATCACGGCGCAGGAGACGCGACTGATCAAGGGCGTGGCCATGCCCGGCCTGGTGCTTCCCAAGGTGTGA
- a CDS encoding DUF1345 domain-containing protein gives MVNIPPFRILLARPRLLISIGMGLATYLWLPQSIAHQMVTRALIGWNVTAVLYLLLALVMMARSSHDRMRERALKQDEGSTVILVLVITAAMACVGAIVAELGIVKELQGEIRYAHIALAALTIATSWVFTQTMFALHYAHDYYATATRGAHGGLDFPGNEPPDYADFLYFAVVIGTSAQTADVALSSRRMRRTGIVHCMLAFFFNTTLLALTINIASGLF, from the coding sequence ATGGTCAACATCCCCCCCTTTCGCATCCTGCTGGCCCGGCCCCGTCTGTTGATCAGCATCGGCATGGGTCTGGCCACCTACCTGTGGTTGCCGCAGTCCATTGCGCACCAGATGGTGACCCGCGCCCTGATCGGCTGGAACGTCACCGCGGTGCTGTATCTGTTGCTGGCCCTGGTGATGATGGCGCGCTCCTCGCACGACCGCATGCGTGAGCGGGCGCTCAAACAGGACGAAGGCAGCACAGTGATTCTGGTGCTGGTGATCACGGCGGCCATGGCCTGCGTCGGTGCCATCGTGGCCGAGCTGGGCATCGTCAAGGAACTGCAGGGAGAAATACGCTACGCCCACATCGCGCTGGCGGCGCTGACGATTGCGACCTCCTGGGTGTTCACCCAGACCATGTTTGCCCTGCATTACGCGCACGATTACTACGCCACGGCCACCCGAGGCGCCCATGGCGGCCTGGACTTTCCCGGCAACGAGCCGCCCGACTACGCCGACTTTCTGTACTTCGCCGTGGTGATCGGCACCTCGGCCCAGACCGCCGACGTGGCACTGAGCAGCCGCCGCATGCGCAGGACCGGCATCGTGCATTGCATGCTGGCCTTCTTCTTCAACACCACGCTGCTGGCGCTGACCATCAACATCGCATCCGGCCTGTTCTGA
- a CDS encoding thioesterase family protein: MGKTVVYEVKVMFGDCDPAGIVFFPNFSKWMDASSLNFFMQCGVPPWRELERINGIIGTPLLEINTRFKSPATYGETLQVHTSVIEWGSKVLTQKHVIMRGDTLICEGTEKRAFCVRLTGESYRIKVVPIPQDIRERCS, translated from the coding sequence ATGGGCAAGACGGTGGTGTACGAAGTGAAGGTGATGTTCGGCGACTGCGATCCCGCAGGCATTGTGTTCTTCCCCAACTTTTCCAAATGGATGGACGCTTCTTCGCTGAACTTCTTCATGCAATGCGGCGTTCCGCCCTGGCGCGAACTCGAGAGGATCAACGGCATCATCGGCACGCCTCTGCTGGAGATCAACACCCGCTTCAAAAGCCCCGCCACCTACGGCGAGACGCTGCAGGTGCATACCTCGGTGATCGAATGGGGCTCCAAGGTGCTGACGCAGAAGCACGTCATCATGCGGGGCGACACCCTGATCTGCGAAGGCACCGAGAAGCGCGCGTTCTGCGTGCGCCTGACCGGTGAGTCTTATCGCATCAAGGTGGTGCCAATTCCGCAGGACATCCGCGAACGCTGCAGCTGA